From Phaeobacter sp. A36a-5a, the proteins below share one genomic window:
- the murJ gene encoding murein biosynthesis integral membrane protein MurJ, translating to MKPIKLLSGFLTVGFWTLASRILGFLREILITAYIGPGPLMDAFVAAFRLPNMFRRFFAEGAFNAAFVPMFAKRLESGEDPQGFAQEAFNLLAVTVLLLVGIGMVFMPALVWATAGGFVGDARFDLAVGYGQIVFPYILFMSLAALFSGVLNATGRFAAAAAAPVLLNIFACAAMVAGAVLGGEVITWLVWTIPVAGVAQLALVWIAASRTGIRLRPGLPHWTPRMKKLVRVALPAALAMGVTQINLVVGQQVASDIENAVSWLFVADRLYQLPLGVVGIAIGIVLLPDLSRRLRAGDDAGGRDAFSRAGEFSLLLTLPSTAAFLAVPVVLVSVLYERGATGAEDVAAIALAVAIYGAGLPAFVLQKVLQPLFFAREDTRSPFRYALVAMVINAALAFGLKPYLGWIAPAIAATVAGWAMVACLWLGARRMGEVARFDQRFYDRSLRILAASAIMGLALFGVVQSFGWLFYLPSWRYLALLGLIVLGAVVYFGVGQIIGAVRLGDLKRSVRRGGDTG from the coding sequence ATGAAGCCGATCAAACTGCTGTCGGGCTTTCTCACCGTCGGATTCTGGACGCTGGCAAGCCGCATCCTGGGGTTTCTGCGTGAAATCCTGATCACCGCCTATATCGGGCCGGGTCCGTTGATGGATGCCTTTGTGGCCGCTTTCCGGCTGCCGAACATGTTCCGCCGCTTCTTTGCCGAGGGCGCGTTCAACGCGGCTTTTGTGCCGATGTTTGCCAAGCGACTGGAGAGCGGCGAGGATCCGCAGGGGTTTGCGCAGGAGGCGTTTAACCTGCTGGCGGTGACCGTGCTGCTGCTGGTGGGGATTGGCATGGTGTTCATGCCGGCCCTGGTCTGGGCCACGGCGGGCGGTTTTGTTGGCGATGCGCGGTTTGATCTGGCGGTGGGCTACGGGCAGATCGTCTTTCCCTATATTCTGTTCATGTCGCTGGCGGCGCTGTTTTCCGGCGTGCTGAATGCCACCGGTCGTTTTGCGGCGGCGGCGGCGGCGCCTGTCTTGCTCAATATCTTTGCCTGCGCGGCCATGGTGGCGGGCGCGGTGCTGGGGGGCGAGGTGATCACCTGGCTGGTCTGGACCATTCCGGTTGCAGGGGTTGCACAGCTGGCGCTGGTGTGGATCGCCGCCAGCCGGACCGGTATCCGCTTGCGCCCCGGCCTGCCGCACTGGACCCCGCGCATGAAGAAGCTCGTCCGTGTGGCGCTGCCGGCAGCGCTGGCGATGGGGGTCACGCAGATCAATCTGGTGGTCGGCCAGCAGGTGGCCTCTGACATTGAAAACGCGGTGAGCTGGCTGTTTGTGGCAGATCGCCTCTATCAGCTGCCGCTGGGGGTGGTGGGGATTGCGATTGGCATCGTGCTGCTGCCGGATCTGTCGCGCCGTCTGCGGGCGGGGGACGATGCGGGCGGGCGCGATGCGTTTTCCCGTGCCGGGGAATTTTCGCTATTGCTGACCCTGCCCTCGACTGCGGCGTTTCTGGCGGTGCCTGTTGTGCTGGTGTCGGTCCTTTATGAGCGTGGCGCCACCGGGGCCGAGGATGTGGCCGCCATTGCGCTGGCGGTGGCGATCTACGGCGCGGGCCTGCCGGCATTTGTGCTGCAAAAAGTGCTGCAACCGCTGTTCTTTGCCCGCGAGGACACCCGTTCGCCATTTCGCTATGCGCTGGTGGCGATGGTCATCAATGCCGCTCTTGCCTTTGGTCTGAAACCCTATCTGGGCTGGATCGCCCCCGCCATCGCGGCGACGGTGGCGGGCTGGGCGATGGTCGCCTGCCTGTGGCTGGGGGCCCGCCGCATGGGAGAGGTCGCGCGGTTCGATCAGCGCTTCTATGACCGGAGCCTGCGCATCCTGGCGGCCTCCGCCATCATGGGGCTGGCGCTATTCGGCGTGGTACAGAGCTTTGGCTGGCTGTTCTACCTGCCCAGCTGGCGC